From the Salarias fasciatus chromosome 16, fSalaFa1.1, whole genome shotgun sequence genome, one window contains:
- the LOC115403238 gene encoding 3 beta-hydroxysteroid dehydrogenase/Delta 5-->4-isomerase-like yields the protein MSLRGDVCVVTGAAGFLGKRLVRLLLEEERPAEIRLLDKHVQPEVLDGLEDCRGDSRLTVLEGDVRDGDFLRTACRGATVVFHTASIIDVRDSVEYSEMYSVNVRGTQLLLEACVSENVSSFIYTSTIEVMGPNPAGDAVTNGTEDTAYKSSLKFNYSKTKKEAEDRTLAAHGEALPGGGRLATCVLRPMYIFGEGCRFLLGHMADGVRNRDVLFRMSRPEALVNPVYVGNVAAAHLQAARALQDPRRRERAGGQFYFVSDDTPPVSYSDFNHAVLAPLGFGIQDRLPLPFPVFYAFCLLMEAVCALLRPFARLVPPLSRQLLIMLNTPFSFSYQKARRELGYVPRYGWDEARRRTTQWLAEQLPAQRDKLRRK from the exons ATGTCTCTGCGAggcgatgtgtgtgtggtgaccgGGGCGGCCGGATTCCTGGGGAAGAGgctggtgaggctgctgctggaggaggagcggccgGCCGAGATCAGGCTGCTGGACAAACACGTCCAGCCTGAAGTCCTGGACGGCCTGGAGG ACTGCCGGGGCGACTCCAGGCTGACTGTGCTCGAGGGCGACGTCCGAGACGGAGACTTCCTGAGGACGGCCTGCCGGGGGGCGACGGTCGTCTTCCACACGGCCTCCATCATCGACGTCAGGGACTCGGTGGAGTACAGCGAGATGTACAGCGTCAACGTGCGAG GaacgcagctgctgctggaggcctgcgTCAGCGAGAACGTCTCGTCCTTCATCTACACCAGCACCATCGAGGTGATGGGGCCCAACCCGGCGGGCGACGCCGTCACCAACGGCACCGAGGACACGGCCTACAAGAGCTCGCTCAAGTTCAACTACAGCAAGACCAAGAAGGAGGCGGAGGACCGGACGCTGGCGGCGCACGGCGAGGCGCTGCCGGGCGGCGGCCGACTGGCCACCTGCGTCCTCAGGCCCATGTACATCTTCGGCGAGGGCTGCCGCTTCCTGCTGGGCCACATGGCGGACGGGGTCCGGAACCGGGACGTGCTGTTCCGCATGTCGCGGCCCGAGGCGCTGGTCAATCCCGTCTACGTGGGGAACGTGGCGGCCGCCCACCTCCAGGCGGCCCgggccctccaggacccccgCCGGCGGGAGCGGGCGGGGGGGCAGTTCTACTTCGTGTCCGACGACACGCCGCCCGTCAGCTACTCGGACTTCAACCACGCCGTCCTGGCGCCGCTGGGCTTCGGGATCCAGGACCGGCTGCCGCTGCCGTTCCCCGTCTTCTACGCCTTCTGCCTGCTGATGGAGGCCGTCTGCGCGCTGCTCCGCCCCTTCGCCCGCCTGGTGCCGCCGCTCAGCCGCCAGCTGCTCATCATGCTCAACACGCCCTTCAGCTTCTCCTACCAGAAGGCCCGGCGGGAGCTGGGCTACGTCCCGCGCTACGGCTGGGACGAGGCGCGGCGCCGCACCACCCAGTGGCTGGCCGAGCAGCTGCCGGCCCAGCGAGACAAGCTGAGGAGGAAGTGA
- the LOC115403705 gene encoding kelch-like protein 9 produces MGGNGDDGGAGRLSRRLSRLSSRHQSRDPPRPPAPQERPPAPAAQQDDRAPPAAVAPPPPPPAAAAAAAAPPPAPLHLFMVSPPKRPDKATKPRLPPRPLSRVFSSTSHGANVLQGFDSFRMDETLCDVMLVPGDSKEAFPVHRVLMASSSDYFKAMFTGGMREQEMREIKLHGVTKAGLKSVIDFIYTSRVSLDMGNLQDTLEAANFLQVMPVLNFCNQLLSSELTIDNCVEIERIAADLLLEDVQQNIGEFVCRNLSDLVQSGRFLQLSQSSLAFALSSNSLQGFSELELYHIAREWLDFDPSTRSASVYALMRHVRFPLMSPGELIQISQEDEERGDSMMRSDTSCVNLLLEASNYQMMPFLQPGLQTERTRIRSDATHILALGGVMRQQLVVSRELRLYEQETGLWRALKPMDVPRYQHGVALLGGFLFIVGGQSTYDTKGKTAIDSAYRYDPRFDKWLQIASLNEKRTFFHLSALKGKLFAVGGRNVSGEIDSVECYNLRTNEWTFVEPMVEPHYGHAGTVHGDLLYISGGITRDTFQRELWCYDPAGDAWSRRADMMELRGLHCMCTVGDRLYVMGGNHFRGSSDYNDVLGCEFYSPAADQWTAVAPMPRGQSDVGVTVFGGHVYVVGGYSWNTRCMVDIVQRYDPERDLWERVFDVLEPLGGIRACTMTVHLPEGSVDEAQIPEGPLPTAKS; encoded by the exons ATGGG gGGAAATGGAGACGACGGCGGCGCAGGGCGGCTGAGCCGCAGACTGTCTCGTCTGAGCAGCAGGCATCAGTCCAGGGACCCCCCGAGACCCCCGGCCCCGCAGGAAAGAccccctgctcctgctgctcagcaag atgacagggcgcctcctgcagccgtggctcctcctcctcctcctcctgccgccgccgccgccgctgctgctcctcctcctgctcctctacACCTGTTCATGGTTTCGCCGCCGAAACGCCCCGACAAAGCGACCAAGCCCAGACTTCCCCCGCGGCCCCTGTCCAGAGTGTTCAGCAGCACCAGTCACGGAGCCAACGTGTTACAA GGCTTTGACTCTTTCCGGATGGATGAGACTCTGTGCGACGTGATGCTGGTCCCTGGAGACAGCAAGGAGGCGTTCCCGGTCCACAGAGTCCTCATGGCCTCGTCCAGCGACTACTTCAAGGCCATGTTCACTG GAGGCATGAGGGAGCAGGAGATGAGGGAGATCAAGCTGCACGGCGTCACCAAGGCGGGTCTGAAGAGCGTCATCGACTTCATCTACACCTCCAGGGTCAGCCTGGACAtggggaacctgcaggacacGCTGGAGGCCGCCAACTTCCTGCAAGTCATGCCGGTCCTCAACTTCTGCAACCAGCTCCTGAGCAGCGAG CTGACCATAGATAACTGCGTGGAAATCGAGCGCATCGCCGCCGACTTGCTGCTTGAGGATGTGCAGCAGAACATCG GTGAGTTTGTGTGCCGGAACCTGTCGGACCTGGTCCAGAGCGGCCGCTTCCTGCAGCTGTCGCAGAGCAGCCTGGCCTTCGCCCTGTCCAGCAACTCCCTGCAGGGCTTCTCGGAGCTGGAGCTCTACCACATCGCCCGGGAGTGGCTGGACTTCGACCCCTCCACGCGCAGCGCCTCCGTCTACGCCCTCATGCGCCACGTGCGCTTCCCGCTCATGAGCCCCGGCGAGCTGATCCAGATCtcgcaggaggacgaggagagggGCGACTCCATGATGCGCTCCGACACGTCCTGcgtcaacctgctgctggaggccagcAACTACCAGATGATGCCCTTCCTGCAGCCGGGCCTGCAGACGGAGCGCACGCGCATCCGCTCCGACGCCACGCACATCCTGGCGCTGGGCGGCGTGATGCGGCAGCAGCTGGTGGTCAGCCGCGAGCTGCGGCTGTACGAGCAGGAGACGGGCCTCTGGAGGGCGCTCAAGCCCATGGACGTGCCGCGCTACCAGCACGGCGTGGCGCTGCTGGGGGGCTTCCTCTTCATCGTCGGAG GTCAGAGCACCTACGACACCAAAGGGAAGACGGCCATCGACAGCGCCTACCGCTACGACCCGCGGTTCGACAAGTGGCTCCAGATCGCCTCGCTCAACGAGAAGAGGACGTTTTTCCACCTCAGCGCTCTGAAGGGGAAACTCTTCGCTGTGGGAGGACGAAACGTCTCCGGAGAAATCG ACTCAGTGGAGTGTTACAACCTGAGGACCAACGAGTGGACGTTTGTGGAGCCGATGGTGGAGCCGCACTACGGACACGCCGGGACGGTTCATGGAGACCTGCTGTACATCTCAG GCGGAATCACCCGCGACACCTTCCAGAGGGAGCTGTGGTGCTACGACCCGGCGGGCGACGCGTGGAGCCGGCGCGCCGACATGATGGAGCTGCGGGGGCTGCACTGCATGTGCACGGTGGGCGACCGGCTCTACGTCATGGGCGGGAACCACTTCCGCGGCAGCAGCGACTACAACGACGTGCTGGGCTGCGAGTTCTACAGCCCGGCGGCCGACCAGTGGACGGCGGTGGCGCCGATGCCGCGCGGCCAGAGCGACGTGGGCGTGACGGTGTTCGGCGGCCACGTGTACGTGGTGGGCGGCTACTCCTGGAACACGCGCTGCATGGTGGACATCGTGCAGCGCTACGACCCCGAGCGCGACCTGTGGGAGCGGGTGTTCGACGTGCTGGAGCCCCTGGGCGGCATCCGGGCGTGCACCATGACCGTGCACCTGCCGGAGGGCTCGGTGGACGAGGCGCAGATCCCCGAGGGCCCGCTCCCCACGGCCAAGAGCTGA